One genomic segment of Bacteroides caccae includes these proteins:
- a CDS encoding RNA polymerase sigma-70 factor has translation MDDMFLLQLIKNGDKQAFKYVFDTYFTVLCRFMYLYLGDTQEAEDIASDIFASVWENRKKLEIRLTFKAYLFQAAKNRCLNAIRDRKATVSLDDINGQDTPQVSITDSLETEELNNLIQEAILSLPEKCREVFLQSRTKNLTNQEIAESMDISVKTVEAQITKALKQIRKFLGTQYQYLF, from the coding sequence ATGGACGATATGTTCCTTTTGCAATTGATAAAGAATGGTGATAAGCAGGCGTTCAAGTACGTCTTCGATACTTATTTCACTGTTCTTTGCCGCTTTATGTATTTGTATTTAGGAGATACACAAGAAGCGGAAGATATAGCAAGTGACATCTTTGCGTCCGTATGGGAAAACAGAAAAAAACTTGAAATCAGGCTTACTTTCAAAGCTTATCTTTTTCAGGCTGCCAAAAACAGGTGTCTGAACGCTATACGGGACAGAAAGGCTACTGTCTCACTGGACGACATCAACGGACAGGACACTCCGCAAGTAAGCATCACCGATTCACTGGAAACAGAAGAACTGAATAATTTAATTCAGGAGGCTATCCTGTCACTTCCCGAAAAATGTCGTGAGGTATTTCTGCAAAGCCGCACGAAGAATCTGACAAACCAGGAAATCGCGGAGTCAATGGATATATCTGTCAAGACAGTAGAGGCACAAATCACGAAAGCGCTGAAACAAATCCGGAAGTTCTTGGGTACACAATATCAATATTTGTTCTAA
- a CDS encoding FecR family protein: protein MKKEIPWELIISDLKQDISDADKKHLEEWVSIDENRKVYEELRGVWEKVRAKVINYTPDVDFYWKELMQRMEECEEAERRQAEDMERSEDKVEVNLKDKEQLVRLWAFPRFQRYVAAACVVVAVFLSVSLYIGIKIGQPEMAQQTYSNWGGKSEVALPDGSNVWIHSATSLTYNTNYYSKNRNVRLNGEAYFDVAHDKDHPFVVETEGMKITVHGTKFNVESFPGSENTFVSLKEGSVSLETKAETRFLHPGEVGTFNKRNGRLQIEKGDIELAVSWASNQIVFKNRPLDEICPLLSKWYNVKINLSPELQEQYRYTFTLRHEPLEEIMRIMSRIHPINYEFNDENMLTILPKQKQ from the coding sequence ATGAAAAAAGAAATACCTTGGGAGTTAATCATTTCCGACCTGAAACAAGACATCTCCGATGCTGATAAAAAGCACTTGGAGGAGTGGGTGTCTATCGATGAGAACCGGAAGGTGTATGAAGAACTTCGGGGAGTTTGGGAAAAGGTGCGTGCTAAAGTTATCAATTATACGCCGGACGTAGATTTCTACTGGAAAGAGTTGATGCAGCGTATGGAGGAGTGTGAGGAGGCTGAACGGAGACAAGCTGAAGATATGGAAAGGTCTGAAGATAAAGTTGAAGTGAATCTCAAAGATAAGGAACAACTTGTTCGTTTGTGGGCTTTCCCCCGTTTTCAACGCTATGTTGCGGCTGCCTGCGTAGTTGTGGCTGTCTTCCTTTCTGTTTCTTTATATATAGGTATAAAGATCGGTCAGCCGGAAATGGCGCAACAAACCTATTCCAATTGGGGAGGTAAATCGGAAGTAGCTCTGCCGGACGGGTCGAATGTATGGATTCATTCGGCTACTTCGCTTACTTATAATACGAATTATTATTCGAAAAACAGAAATGTCCGGTTGAATGGAGAGGCTTACTTTGATGTGGCCCACGATAAAGATCATCCTTTCGTCGTTGAAACCGAAGGAATGAAAATCACCGTACACGGTACAAAATTCAATGTAGAATCCTTTCCCGGTTCGGAAAATACATTTGTCAGCCTGAAAGAAGGTTCGGTGTCGTTGGAGACGAAAGCGGAAACCCGTTTTCTGCATCCGGGAGAAGTCGGTACTTTCAACAAGCGTAACGGACGGCTTCAAATAGAAAAAGGAGATATCGAGTTGGCTGTCTCGTGGGCAAGCAATCAGATTGTATTTAAAAACAGGCCGTTGGATGAGATTTGCCCTCTTCTGTCCAAATGGTATAATGTGAAGATAAATTTGTCTCCGGAATTGCAGGAACAGTACAGATACACATTCACCTTGCGGCACGAACCGTTGGAAGAAATCATGCGAATCATGTCGCGCATTCATCCTATCAACTATGAATTTAATGATGAGAATATGTTGACAATTTTACCGAAGCAGAAACAATAA